The Coregonus clupeaformis isolate EN_2021a chromosome 6, ASM2061545v1, whole genome shotgun sequence genome has a segment encoding these proteins:
- the LOC121567764 gene encoding galactosylgalactosylxylosylprotein 3-beta-glucuronosyltransferase 1 isoform X1, whose translation MPKRRDILAIVLIVLPWTLLITVWHQSAIAPLLAIRKACHHLVKDIFIIPERLAVHRHRLADDGADGGRREAGQASDSKEYCSSDKDIVEVVRTEYVYTRPPPWSDVLPTIHIITPTYSRPVQKAELTRLANTFLHVSNLHWILVEDSQRRTPLVTRMLRETGLNYTHLNVETPRNYKLRGDTRDPRIPRGTMQRNLALRWLRETFNSNSSQAGIVYFADDDNTYSLELFEEMRSTRKVSVWPVAFVGGLRYESPKVNAAGKVYGWKTVFDPHRPFAIDMAGFAINLRLILFKPQAYFKLRGVKGGYQESSLLRELVTLNDLEPKAANCTKILVWHTRTEKPVLVNEGKKGFTDPNVEI comes from the exons ATGCCGAAGAGAAGAGACATTCTTGCCATCGTGTTGATAGTGTTACCGTGGACTCTGCTCATCACCGTTTGGCACCAAAGCGCAATCGCTCCGCTGCTCGCCATCCGCAAGG CCTGTCACCACCTAGTAAAAGATATCTTTATCATACCAGAGAGGCTTGCAGTCCATCGACACCGACTCGCAG ATGACGGAGCCGACGGAGGGCGGCgggaggcaggccaggccagcgaCTCTAAGGAGTACTGCTCCTCTGATAAGGACATAGTGGAGGTGGTGAGGACGGAGTACGTGTACACGCGGCCGCCGCCATGGTCCGACGTGCTGCCCACCATCCACATCATCACCCCCACCTACAGCCGCCCGGTCCAGAAGGCAGAGCTGACGCGGCTGGCCAACACCTTCCTCCATGTGTCCAACCTGCACTGGATCCTGGTGGAGGACTCTCAGAGGAGGACCCCACTGGTCACACGCATGCTCCGGGAAACAGGCCTCAACTACACCCACCTGAACGTGGAGACTCCCAGGAACTATAAGCTGCGTGGGGACACGCGGGACCCCAGGATACCCCGGGGCACCATGCAGAGGAACCTGGCACTGCGCTGGCTCAGAGAGACCTTCAACTCCAACAGCAGCCAGGCAGGCATTGTCTACTTCGCTGATGATGACAACACCTATAGCCTGGAGCTGTTTGAGGAG ATGAGGTCAACAAGGAAGGTATCTGTATGGCCCGTGGCCTTCGTTGGCGGCCTGCGCTACGAGTCGCCCAAGGTCAACGCAGCAGGGAAGGTGTACGGCTGGAAGACTGTGTTCGACCCTCACCGGCCCTTTGCCATCGACATGGCGGGCTTCGCCATCAACCTGCGGCTCATCCTCTTCAAGCCCCAGGCCTACTTCAAGCTGCGGGGAGTGAAGGGAGGCTACCAGGAGAGCAGCTTGCTCCGGGAGCTGGTCACACTCAACGACCTGGAGCCCAAAGCAGCTAATTGCACTAAG ATTCTCGTTTGGCACACTAGGACGGAAAAACCTGTCCTTGTAAATGAGGGAAAGAAAGGATTTACAGACCCCAACGTGGAGATTTGA
- the LOC121567764 gene encoding galactosylgalactosylxylosylprotein 3-beta-glucuronosyltransferase 1 isoform X2 translates to MPKRRDILAIVLIVLPWTLLITVWHQSAIAPLLAIRKDDGADGGRREAGQASDSKEYCSSDKDIVEVVRTEYVYTRPPPWSDVLPTIHIITPTYSRPVQKAELTRLANTFLHVSNLHWILVEDSQRRTPLVTRMLRETGLNYTHLNVETPRNYKLRGDTRDPRIPRGTMQRNLALRWLRETFNSNSSQAGIVYFADDDNTYSLELFEEMRSTRKVSVWPVAFVGGLRYESPKVNAAGKVYGWKTVFDPHRPFAIDMAGFAINLRLILFKPQAYFKLRGVKGGYQESSLLRELVTLNDLEPKAANCTKILVWHTRTEKPVLVNEGKKGFTDPNVEI, encoded by the exons ATGCCGAAGAGAAGAGACATTCTTGCCATCGTGTTGATAGTGTTACCGTGGACTCTGCTCATCACCGTTTGGCACCAAAGCGCAATCGCTCCGCTGCTCGCCATCCGCAAGG ATGACGGAGCCGACGGAGGGCGGCgggaggcaggccaggccagcgaCTCTAAGGAGTACTGCTCCTCTGATAAGGACATAGTGGAGGTGGTGAGGACGGAGTACGTGTACACGCGGCCGCCGCCATGGTCCGACGTGCTGCCCACCATCCACATCATCACCCCCACCTACAGCCGCCCGGTCCAGAAGGCAGAGCTGACGCGGCTGGCCAACACCTTCCTCCATGTGTCCAACCTGCACTGGATCCTGGTGGAGGACTCTCAGAGGAGGACCCCACTGGTCACACGCATGCTCCGGGAAACAGGCCTCAACTACACCCACCTGAACGTGGAGACTCCCAGGAACTATAAGCTGCGTGGGGACACGCGGGACCCCAGGATACCCCGGGGCACCATGCAGAGGAACCTGGCACTGCGCTGGCTCAGAGAGACCTTCAACTCCAACAGCAGCCAGGCAGGCATTGTCTACTTCGCTGATGATGACAACACCTATAGCCTGGAGCTGTTTGAGGAG ATGAGGTCAACAAGGAAGGTATCTGTATGGCCCGTGGCCTTCGTTGGCGGCCTGCGCTACGAGTCGCCCAAGGTCAACGCAGCAGGGAAGGTGTACGGCTGGAAGACTGTGTTCGACCCTCACCGGCCCTTTGCCATCGACATGGCGGGCTTCGCCATCAACCTGCGGCTCATCCTCTTCAAGCCCCAGGCCTACTTCAAGCTGCGGGGAGTGAAGGGAGGCTACCAGGAGAGCAGCTTGCTCCGGGAGCTGGTCACACTCAACGACCTGGAGCCCAAAGCAGCTAATTGCACTAAG ATTCTCGTTTGGCACACTAGGACGGAAAAACCTGTCCTTGTAAATGAGGGAAAGAAAGGATTTACAGACCCCAACGTGGAGATTTGA